Proteins from one Pseudomonas bijieensis genomic window:
- a CDS encoding MATE family efflux transporter, which yields MNPVIDTPTTLSRPARVRLEFKTLLALALPIMVAQLATTAMGFVDAVMAGRVGPRDLAAVALGNSIWVPVFLLMTGTLLATTPKVAQRFGAGTFNEIGPLVRQALWLALVVGLIATLALFSAEPILHVMKVDPELIGPCMEYLRGIGTGLPAVALYHVLRCFSDGLGRTRPAMVLGLCGLALNIPLNYIFIYGHLGVPAMGGVGCGWATAIVMWVMALGMAGWARWAPAYQSSRLFSRFDWPQWAVIKRLLGIGLPIGIAVFAESSIFAVIALLIGSLGATVVAGHQIALNFSSLVFMIPYSLGMAVTVRVGQALGRRQPREARFAAGVGMGTALAYACLSASLMFALRGPIAAIYTADPVVIEVASMLIVYAALFQFSDAIQVTAAGALRGYQDTRVTMILTLFAYWGIGLPVGYALGLTDWLGAASGPSGLWQGLIVGLSCAALMLSIRLARSARKQIRLSRSMD from the coding sequence GTGAATCCTGTGATCGACACCCCCACCACCCTCTCCCGCCCGGCCCGGGTTCGCCTGGAATTCAAGACGTTGCTGGCCCTGGCCCTGCCGATCATGGTCGCGCAGTTGGCGACCACCGCCATGGGCTTCGTCGATGCGGTGATGGCCGGTCGGGTCGGTCCACGAGACCTGGCGGCGGTGGCACTGGGCAACTCGATCTGGGTGCCGGTGTTCCTGTTGATGACCGGCACATTGCTGGCGACCACGCCAAAAGTTGCCCAGCGTTTCGGTGCCGGGACGTTCAACGAGATCGGGCCGCTGGTACGCCAGGCGCTGTGGTTGGCATTGGTGGTGGGGTTGATCGCGACGCTGGCGCTGTTCAGCGCCGAACCGATCCTGCACGTCATGAAGGTCGATCCTGAATTGATCGGCCCGTGCATGGAATACCTGCGAGGCATCGGCACGGGCCTGCCGGCCGTGGCGCTGTATCACGTGCTGCGCTGCTTCAGCGACGGCCTGGGTCGCACGCGGCCGGCGATGGTGCTGGGGTTGTGCGGGCTGGCGCTGAACATTCCGCTCAATTACATCTTCATCTATGGGCACCTGGGCGTGCCCGCCATGGGCGGCGTCGGGTGTGGCTGGGCCACGGCCATCGTGATGTGGGTCATGGCCCTGGGCATGGCCGGTTGGGCCCGGTGGGCACCGGCCTATCAGTCGAGCCGGTTGTTCAGCCGTTTCGACTGGCCGCAATGGGCCGTCATCAAGCGCCTGCTGGGCATCGGCTTGCCGATCGGCATCGCGGTATTCGCCGAGTCGAGTATTTTCGCAGTGATCGCGTTGCTGATCGGCAGCCTCGGCGCCACGGTGGTGGCCGGGCACCAGATCGCGCTGAACTTCAGTTCATTGGTGTTCATGATCCCCTATTCCCTGGGCATGGCCGTCACCGTGCGGGTCGGCCAGGCGCTGGGCCGGCGCCAGCCCCGCGAAGCGCGCTTCGCCGCCGGGGTGGGGATGGGCACGGCCTTGGCGTACGCCTGTCTGTCGGCAAGCCTGATGTTCGCACTGCGCGGACCTATCGCGGCGATCTATACCGCCGATCCGGTGGTGATCGAGGTGGCGTCGATGCTGATCGTCTACGCGGCGCTGTTCCAGTTTTCCGATGCGATCCAGGTCACGGCGGCGGGCGCGTTGCGCGGCTACCAGGACACCCGGGTGACGATGATCCTGACCTTGTTCGCCTATTGGGGCATCGGCCTGCCGGTAGGTTACGCCTTGGGCCTGACCGACTGGCTCGGCGCAGCCAGCGGCCCGAGCGGGTTGTGGCAAGGCCTGATAGTGGGCTTGAGCTGCGCGGCGCTGATGCTGTCGATCCGCCTGGCACGTAGCGCGCGCAAGCAGATCCGCCTCAGCCGCTCGATGGATTAA